A window of Halichoerus grypus chromosome 15, mHalGry1.hap1.1, whole genome shotgun sequence genomic DNA:
tctctgtctctcattgtctctctcacaaataaataaaatcttaaacctCACAACAGTCCTTGCAGATAGGTATCATTGGGAGACCTATTttcaagatgaggaaacaggctcagtgAGGTAAGGTGACTTGCCTTTGGTCACACATGAGCATGTGGGACAACCGTGGGACCCAGTGCTCTTGCTCATCACATCAGTTGTCTTTTCCCACCGCACCCTCCTGGCTGAAGGCTTGGCTACgcatgcccctcccccagcccatttGGCGGCCCACCCGCCTTGGGCCTGGGAACTGACTCCTGCTCGGTGTCTTCTTCCCCAGAGTTGGAGATGGCCAAGGCCCGGAACCAACTTGATGCTGTTTTGCAGTGTCTGCTGGAGAAGAGTCACATGGACAGGTTGGGACCTGGCCGGGCACGGCTCATAGGGGGTTGGGGGTCCTGGCAAGTTGGACCCTCTGGTCCAGGGGGGATCTGGGTAGGACCTCAGAGGCTGGCTTAGGGAGCAAGGGGCCCCATGGAAAAGCCACTCAGTGCCTTCCCACTCAGCCCTGGAAACCCCGAGCCCACAGTTCTCTTCTGCTACCAGGGAGCGTCTGGAGGAGGAAGCTGGGAAAACCCCCTCAGACACCCACAACAAGTAAGTTTTGTGGATGGGATCTGTATCTGAGGGTTTGTGCTGGACAACTTCCTGCCTCGTCCAAGCTTCCTCCACCGTAGTCCTAACCACCCTGCATGTAGAGAGACCCTGCGGCAGCAGAAGCTTAGGTCCCCTCACGGTTGCCACCTACCGCCCTGGAGGCGTGAGCGGGACACAGGGTCTAAGGGGTTGGTGGGGTCCATGCGAACATCTCAGTATCCCCAGGGCGCCCTTTGGGCGGTTTTGAGTGGGCGTTTTTTTGAGGGTcagcctgctgacaccttgtCTCTCCCCACAGGGATTGTTCCATTGCAGCAACTGGCAAACGGTAAGGTGGCAGGGACCCCAGCTGACTGACGGGAGGTCGCCAGCCCCCGCCCCGGTCCTGATGTTCTCCTGCCCCACACAGGCCATCCGCCCGCTTCCCCCACCAgcggaggaagaagaggagggagatggATGACGGGCTGGCTGAGGGAGGCCCACAGCGATCCAGTGAGTAGGCGGTGGTTCTAGAGGGCAGGCCGGGTCGGGGAGCTGTGGGAGGACGGTCACACACCTTCCCCTCCCATTACCCTAGACACGTATGTGATCAAGCTGTTTGACCGGAGTGTGGACTTGGCTCAGTTCAGTGAGAACACACCGCTCTACCCAATCTGCCGAGCCTGGATGCGCAACAGCCCCTCAGTGCGCGAGCGTGAACGCTCACCCAGCTCACCACTGCCCCCACTGCCTGAGGATGAGGAGGTTGGATGTGTGGTGGGCCCCCTCTCAACAGCCAGTGGGTAGATGGTGAAAGGTGTCCTCTCCCAAAGCTAGTGGGATAGATAGGCACGGGTCTCTGTGATTTCTGGATCCGGTGAGGCACACAGATGCGAACCCTTTGGCCGAGGGTATGGCTGGAACTCCTTGAAGCAGACAGACATGATACCTGGCctgagagggagaggggacagggctCCCTTGGGCAGGTAGATGTGACCTCCAAGATTAGAGGTTCCCAAAAGCTGGGGGGCTTGACAGGGGTCCTTACTGCAAACAGGTGTAGCCACCTGGCCTAGGGGAGCAGATGGAGGTTACTGGGCTGGCTAGGAGTGATTGGGGGTCCCTGGGCTGGACAGAATACAGGCAGGGATCCCTGGAGCAGACATTTCTTTGACATGGCTCTTAAGACAGGTCCCCAGTGAGACCCTCGTGTCTGCTGTCACTGGGAAAGGCAGGAGGGGTGAAGTGTGTACTGCTGGCCCTCTTCTCTAACTCTCTTGGGCCTGGTGTGGGGCCCTTGTGTCCCCAGAGTTCAGAGGTCACCAATAGCAAGAGTCGTGACGTGTACAAGCTGCCTCCACCCACAGCCCCTGGGCCACCTGGAGATGCTTGCAGATCCCGAATTCCATCCCCCCTGCAGCCTGAGACCCAGGGTACCCCTGATGATGAGGTGGGTATGCAGGCTGGCCCAGGGCCGTGGGCAGATGGTACGGGGCTTGGGCATGGCCAACCCCGCCTGGTCTCTCTGTCCACGCAGCCCTCCGAGCCTGAGCCCTCACCATCCACGCTCATCTACCGCAACATGCAGCGCTGGAAACGCATCCGCCAGAGGTGAGCGTCCCCGAACCTGCTTGTACCCCTATGGCTTCTTCCCCAACTGCTGagtcctccctctgcttctctacCCCCAACACAGGTGGAAGGAGGCATCTCATCGGAACCAGCTTCGGTACTCAGAAAGCATGAAGATCCTACGGGAGATGTATGAGCGACAGTGATGTTCCCCTGCCCACCACATCCCCCCAATAAACattcccctccttcccacctccaccctggcCTCTGCTTGCTCCAGCCCATATTTCCCGGCGCAGACATA
This region includes:
- the LIN37 gene encoding protein lin-37 homolog isoform X1, with protein sequence MAAAVNWSGTRSTVALTNGNKELSKGPAHRRETSGGGGCSGGRRRTLLSAEDWARIKLTLSSSRLPSALVCGPGLFWAPLTQLATPQTQTMFPVKVKVEKSELEMAKARNQLDAVLQCLLEKSHMDRERLEEEAGKTPSDTHNKDCSIAATGKRPSARFPHQRRKKRREMDDGLAEGGPQRSNTYVIKLFDRSVDLAQFSENTPLYPICRAWMRNSPSVRERERSPSSPLPPLPEDEESSEVTNSKSRDVYKLPPPTAPGPPGDACRSRIPSPLQPETQGTPDDEPSEPEPSPSTLIYRNMQRWKRIRQRWKEASHRNQLRYSESMKILREMYERQ
- the LIN37 gene encoding protein lin-37 homolog isoform X2; this encodes MAAAVNWSGTRSTVALTNGNKELSKGPAHRRETSGGGGCSGGRRRTLLSAEDWARIKLTLSSSRLPSALVCGPGLFWAPLTQLATPQTQTMFPVKVKVEKSELEMAKARNQLDAVLQCLLEKSHMDRDCSIAATGKRPSARFPHQRRKKRREMDDGLAEGGPQRSNTYVIKLFDRSVDLAQFSENTPLYPICRAWMRNSPSVRERERSPSSPLPPLPEDEESSEVTNSKSRDVYKLPPPTAPGPPGDACRSRIPSPLQPETQGTPDDEPSEPEPSPSTLIYRNMQRWKRIRQRWKEASHRNQLRYSESMKILREMYERQ